A genomic stretch from Herpetosiphonaceae bacterium includes:
- a CDS encoding DMT family transporter: MSQRRADLLLVLIALIWGTTFTIVHEAVATFPALALIALRFGCAAAVFLPTLARRRAELTRQVVVVGALLGALLFAGFASQTLGLQYTSPARAGFITGLNVVLVPLLGLGFGQQPPRRAVVGVALAVVGLAVLSWGCRIPWLGCTVGVDATPAQRLGDLLVLVCAFAFAMHIVAVSRWATTLPIVPINTVQLIVAALLATGAAIMSDWPLPAPSWGVWGAALFLGLVATALVFALQLKLQRYTTATHTALIFALEPVFAALFSWLWIGEVLTAAVWLGGGLMLLGVIVAEVSLSRNASPDKLAQVIADDVMLDGAR, translated from the coding sequence GTGAGTCAACGGCGGGCAGATCTTTTGCTGGTATTGATCGCGCTTATCTGGGGCACAACGTTTACCATCGTCCACGAGGCGGTGGCGACGTTTCCGGCATTGGCGCTGATCGCACTGCGGTTTGGATGCGCGGCAGCGGTCTTCTTGCCGACGCTGGCGCGGCGACGGGCCGAGCTAACCCGACAGGTCGTAGTGGTCGGCGCGCTGCTGGGCGCTCTGTTATTTGCCGGGTTTGCCAGCCAGACGCTCGGCCTTCAGTACACCAGCCCGGCGCGGGCCGGATTCATCACCGGGCTGAACGTGGTGCTGGTGCCGCTGCTTGGCCTGGGCTTTGGGCAGCAGCCGCCCCGGCGCGCGGTCGTCGGCGTGGCGCTGGCCGTGGTTGGCTTAGCAGTTCTTTCGTGGGGCTGCCGCATACCGTGGCTTGGCTGTACCGTGGGCGTGGACGCGACGCCCGCCCAGCGCTTGGGCGACCTGCTGGTGCTGGTCTGCGCGTTTGCGTTCGCCATGCATATCGTCGCGGTTAGCCGCTGGGCAACCACGCTGCCGATCGTGCCGATCAACACGGTTCAGTTGATCGTCGCGGCGCTGCTGGCAACCGGCGCGGCGATCATGAGCGATTGGCCGCTTCCCGCGCCGTCCTGGGGCGTCTGGGGAGCCGCGCTGTTTCTGGGATTGGTTGCGACCGCGCTGGTGTTCGCGCTGCAACTGAAGCTGCAACGCTACACCACGGCGACGCATACGGCGTTGATTTTTGCGCTTGAGCCGGTCTTTGCGGCGCTCTTCTCGTGGCTGTGGATCGGCGAGGTGCTGACGGCGGCGGTCTGGCTCGGCGGCGGCCTGATGCTGCTGGGCGTGATCGTGGCCGAGGTTTCGCTCAGCCGCAATGCGTCACCCGACAAGCTGGCCCAGGTGATCGCCGACGACGTGATGCTGGACGGTGCGCGATGA
- a CDS encoding STAS domain-containing protein — translation MAQHTIRREEQGDLAVLRISMPSIDAISAGLIEQMCSDMRPITALDFAQVNFINSAGISALLKFVVAARKSGYKLFAINVSPHHQKIFKMVEMSRFMPIVDEADLAAYREPARV, via the coding sequence ATGGCTCAGCACACGATCCGACGCGAAGAACAAGGCGATCTGGCGGTTTTGCGCATCAGCATGCCCAGCATCGACGCCATCTCGGCGGGATTGATTGAGCAGATGTGCAGCGATATGCGTCCGATCACGGCGCTCGATTTCGCGCAGGTCAACTTTATCAACTCAGCCGGAATCTCGGCGCTGCTCAAGTTTGTCGTCGCGGCGCGCAAATCGGGCTACAAGCTGTTTGCGATCAATGTCAGCCCGCACCATCAGAAGATCTTCAAGATGGTCGAGATGTCGCGCTTCATGCCGATCGTCGACGAGGCCGATCTCGCGGCGTATCGCGAACCAGCCCGTGTTTGA
- a CDS encoding ATP-binding protein, giving the protein MHRVTLSIPSDPAFERVVRASAAELGDTLGFDPERIEDLKLAVSEAVNNAIDHGSKRQSHLPVDVSFSVNGDHLEVRVTDHGGGVERIDWSRRVVEEDNLDAGMLRGFGMYLISSLVDQCEVTSTAEGTVMTLRIFRKPEE; this is encoded by the coding sequence ATGCATCGTGTAACGTTATCCATCCCTTCTGATCCGGCGTTCGAGCGAGTTGTACGGGCCAGCGCGGCGGAACTTGGCGATACGCTCGGCTTCGACCCTGAGCGGATTGAGGACTTGAAGCTGGCCGTGAGCGAGGCCGTCAACAACGCGATCGATCACGGCAGCAAACGTCAGAGCCATCTTCCGGTGGATGTGTCGTTCAGCGTGAACGGCGATCATCTTGAGGTGCGCGTGACGGATCACGGCGGTGGTGTGGAGCGGATCGACTGGAGCAGGCGGGTGGTCGAAGAAGACAACCTGGACGCCGGAATGCTGCGCGGCTTCGGCATGTATCTGATCAGCTCGCTGGTCGATCAGTGCGAAGTGACCAGCACCGCCGAAGGCACGGTTATGACCTTACGAATCTTCCGCAAGCCGGAGGAGTAA
- a CDS encoding tetratricopeptide repeat protein has protein sequence MITSEPLVFMPLDLDTFVGSERFMDGSELGTAFTQGIRAYLSAQYPEAVERFKAALIAAYVDGTQHALISDRERAIIYLYIGNAWAFAEDWDASLREYLEAVRTDPSLSEAHYNLGVAFAAMGQTERAIAAFKEALEHNDGLYEAHFALGRCYQHLDDSVRAYIHYASAREVRPQAGEPLYYMGLMHQRHGAHELAQRCFAEALRVEPTFISPESEPQELVNKTEADTSQWYYRLSDDLKNQGAEEEAERIYRALLEWKPEEHRARFLLGNLLARRRRWEEAVREYLHIPPQDPFYVAARLRIAAVLRLGKRLKQAYTILYECARQRPTEGQIFVQMGKLLYDLGKPQAAARALERATHLLGDDSVAFYLLGFMYLVIGKEHWAITAWKQAITLTPRAASLRYDLACIYIRRGRHDLATVELEAVLEQKSQDIEAAFLLGTCYKELLEPARAIPLFEQVIKAQPNHAQALYYLGACYLQTGNTPVGRAYLRRYDRFMARGGRVPRLPHQVMPSSS, from the coding sequence ATGATTACCTCCGAGCCGCTGGTGTTCATGCCGCTCGACCTCGATACCTTTGTGGGCAGCGAGCGCTTTATGGACGGCTCAGAACTGGGCACGGCCTTTACCCAAGGCATTCGCGCCTATCTCAGCGCGCAGTACCCGGAAGCCGTAGAACGTTTCAAAGCAGCGCTGATCGCGGCGTATGTCGATGGGACGCAGCACGCGCTTATCTCCGACCGCGAGCGCGCGATTATTTATCTCTATATTGGCAACGCCTGGGCCTTTGCCGAAGATTGGGATGCGTCGCTGCGCGAGTACCTTGAGGCCGTGCGCACCGATCCGTCGCTGTCTGAGGCGCACTACAATCTCGGCGTGGCCTTCGCGGCCATGGGCCAGACCGAGCGGGCCATCGCGGCCTTCAAGGAGGCGCTGGAGCACAACGATGGCCTGTACGAGGCGCATTTCGCGCTCGGACGCTGCTACCAGCATCTCGACGACTCGGTGCGGGCCTATATTCACTATGCCTCGGCGCGCGAGGTGCGGCCACAGGCGGGCGAGCCGCTCTACTACATGGGCCTGATGCATCAGCGCCACGGCGCGCACGAGCTGGCGCAGCGCTGCTTTGCCGAGGCGCTGCGCGTCGAGCCAACCTTTATCTCGCCCGAATCGGAGCCGCAGGAGCTCGTCAACAAAACCGAGGCCGACACCTCGCAGTGGTACTATCGCCTCTCCGACGATCTCAAAAACCAGGGCGCGGAAGAAGAGGCCGAGCGGATCTACCGCGCGCTGCTGGAATGGAAGCCGGAGGAGCATCGCGCGCGCTTTCTGCTGGGCAACCTCCTGGCACGGCGGCGGCGCTGGGAAGAGGCCGTGCGTGAATATCTGCATATTCCGCCGCAGGACCCGTTCTATGTCGCCGCGCGGCTGCGCATCGCGGCGGTGCTGCGTCTGGGCAAGCGCCTGAAGCAGGCCTACACCATCCTCTACGAGTGCGCGCGGCAGCGTCCGACCGAGGGCCAGATCTTTGTGCAGATGGGCAAGCTGCTCTACGATCTGGGCAAGCCCCAGGCGGCGGCTCGTGCGCTTGAGCGCGCCACCCACCTGCTCGGCGACGACTCGGTCGCGTTCTATTTGCTCGGCTTTATGTATCTGGTGATCGGCAAGGAGCACTGGGCGATTACCGCGTGGAAGCAGGCGATTACGCTGACGCCGCGCGCCGCCTCGCTGCGCTACGATCTGGCCTGCATCTACATTCGGCGTGGACGGCACGATCTGGCGACGGTGGAGCTGGAGGCCGTGCTTGAGCAAAAATCGCAGGACATCGAGGCGGCCTTCCTGCTGGGCACCTGCTACAAGGAGCTGCTTGAGCCCGCGCGGGCGATCCCGCTCTTCGAGCAGGTGATCAAAGCCCAGCCGAACCATGCCCAGGCGTTGTACTACCTGGGAGCGTGTTATCTCCAAACCGGCAACACCCCCGTCGGGCGGGCCTACCTGCGGCGCTACGATCGGTTCATGGCGCGCGGTGGTCGCGTCCCTCGATTGCCGCATCAAGTCATGCCCTCATCTTCGTAA
- a CDS encoding PP2C family protein-serine/threonine phosphatase: MSWKSLVSHRSPHQRLTGRPAVVARRPRRATPGDHPELAQDLRMARELQQGLLLQTVPRLHKWELAAASLPASELGGDLYDFPALDDNWHGLMIGDVSGHGLAAALRMAVARTLFRQIAREKLAPGATLAALNRALISEMPHGMVTMLYVHAEIHTGTLHIANAGHNFPVLIGHDVHELEVTGLPLGIDPDAEYETITATLAPGETALLYTDGITEASDPRERMYGFTRLQSLLLRSHQQRPRSMMATILNTVKTWSGNTLADDMTMVVMRRRLPDLNAELRNISVDVMGEMGAAALWVEIGQIPADVQEWQAALPQIGKIVQARHGRGLSRELLAQLRLTLEEYRTTVRAEMDACV; the protein is encoded by the coding sequence ATGTCGTGGAAAAGTCTCGTGAGCCATCGCTCTCCCCATCAACGCCTGACGGGACGCCCCGCGGTGGTTGCGCGGAGGCCGCGACGGGCAACACCCGGCGATCACCCTGAATTAGCTCAAGATCTGCGCATGGCGCGCGAGCTACAGCAGGGCTTGCTGTTGCAGACGGTGCCGCGCTTGCATAAATGGGAGCTGGCCGCAGCCTCGCTGCCCGCGAGCGAGCTCGGCGGCGATCTCTACGATTTTCCGGCGCTGGACGACAACTGGCACGGCCTGATGATCGGCGATGTCTCAGGGCACGGCCTGGCGGCGGCGCTGCGCATGGCCGTGGCGCGCACGCTCTTTCGGCAGATCGCCCGCGAAAAGCTCGCGCCGGGCGCGACGCTGGCCGCGCTCAACCGCGCGCTGATCAGCGAGATGCCCCACGGCATGGTGACGATGCTCTACGTCCACGCCGAGATTCATACCGGCACGCTGCATATCGCCAACGCCGGGCATAACTTCCCGGTGCTGATCGGCCATGATGTCCATGAGCTTGAGGTGACGGGCCTGCCACTGGGGATCGACCCCGACGCCGAGTACGAGACGATCACCGCGACGCTGGCTCCCGGCGAGACGGCGCTGCTCTATACCGACGGTATCACCGAGGCCAGCGATCCCCGCGAGCGGATGTACGGCTTTACCCGGCTGCAATCGCTGCTGCTGCGCAGCCACCAGCAGCGTCCGCGCTCGATGATGGCGACGATCCTCAACACGGTCAAGACATGGAGCGGCAACACGCTGGCCGACGACATGACGATGGTGGTGATGCGCCGACGGCTGCCCGATCTGAACGCCGAACTGCGCAACATCAGCGTCGATGTGATGGGCGAGATGGGCGCGGCGGCGCTGTGGGTCGAGATCGGGCAGATCCCGGCGGATGTGCAGGAGTGGCAGGCGGCGCTGCCGCAGATCGGCAAGATCGTGCAGGCTCGTCATGGGCGCGGCCTGAGCCGTGAGCTGCTGGCCCAGCTCCGATTGACGCTGGAGGAGTACCGCACGACGGTACGCGCAGAAATGGATGCATGTGTATAG
- a CDS encoding CheR family methyltransferase, with the protein MRPTLSTAQFQTLAGSIAEYSGFLMDGSRHRSLESAIAVRMETLGLDETHTYLQQIDAAELHRLTELVVNHETQFFRTPAHHRALREHILPALHRERTAAMPLRCWSAGCATGEEPYSLAISILQTLGEPLPRQVEIHATDISTQALAKAQLGRYRGRTLMNVKQEEFTRYFTPDQGYHLVRPEVRALIHFEQHNLHTPVPKWARALDIIFCQNVTIYFSVDVCRALMARFFEVLRPGGYLFLGFSETLWRIFDRFETVELAGAFVYRKPLPRTGALRARHQHQLRERTERAAARESQKLLREQPAPFEAPPRERTPQREARPRTAARLPSRPPAPTSQAFLDQGLAHLQAGQLDDALHTLRRVRADEPAYPHALAAIARIHANRGDWEQAATEAQRAIECDVLVHDAHLLLGMLYANQERWDEAVIHLERVRYLLPQAPLPSFHLANAYRSQQRLDLAEREYRSALRKLADLDEAEVLDGVTVAWLRETCQRFLQHLEADRFQHR; encoded by the coding sequence ATGCGACCGACTCTCTCCACCGCCCAGTTTCAAACGCTCGCCGGCAGCATCGCCGAGTACAGCGGCTTTTTGATGGACGGCAGCCGCCATCGATCGCTTGAGAGCGCCATCGCGGTGCGCATGGAAACGCTTGGCCTCGACGAGACACACACCTATCTGCAACAGATCGACGCCGCCGAGCTGCACCGGCTGACGGAGCTGGTCGTCAACCATGAGACGCAGTTCTTCCGCACTCCGGCGCATCATCGCGCGCTGCGCGAGCATATTTTGCCTGCGCTGCACCGCGAGCGCACAGCGGCCATGCCGCTCCGCTGCTGGAGCGCTGGCTGCGCTACCGGCGAGGAGCCGTACTCGCTGGCGATCTCGATCCTTCAGACGCTCGGCGAGCCGTTGCCGCGCCAGGTGGAGATCCATGCTACCGACATCAGCACCCAGGCGCTGGCGAAAGCGCAGCTTGGGCGCTACCGGGGCCGCACGCTGATGAATGTCAAGCAGGAAGAGTTCACGCGCTACTTCACGCCGGATCAGGGCTACCATCTGGTGCGGCCTGAGGTGCGCGCGCTGATCCACTTCGAGCAGCATAACCTGCACACGCCCGTGCCGAAATGGGCGCGCGCGCTCGATATTATCTTCTGCCAGAACGTGACGATCTACTTCTCGGTGGATGTGTGCCGGGCGTTAATGGCTCGCTTCTTCGAGGTCCTACGACCGGGTGGGTATCTTTTCCTGGGCTTCTCCGAGACTCTGTGGCGTATCTTCGACCGCTTTGAGACGGTTGAACTGGCGGGAGCATTTGTCTATCGCAAGCCGCTGCCGCGCACGGGCGCACTGCGGGCACGGCATCAGCACCAGCTTCGCGAGCGAACCGAGCGCGCCGCAGCGCGCGAAAGCCAGAAGCTCCTGCGCGAGCAGCCAGCGCCCTTCGAGGCACCACCCCGTGAGCGCACCCCCCAGCGCGAAGCGCGGCCTCGTACGGCAGCGCGGCTACCGTCCCGCCCGCCCGCGCCGACGAGTCAGGCATTTCTGGATCAGGGCCTGGCCCACCTGCAAGCCGGACAGCTCGACGATGCGCTGCACACGCTGCGACGAGTGCGCGCCGACGAGCCAGCCTACCCGCACGCGCTGGCGGCCATCGCCCGCATTCATGCCAATCGCGGCGACTGGGAGCAGGCGGCGACCGAGGCGCAGCGCGCGATCGAGTGCGATGTGCTGGTCCATGACGCGCATCTGCTGCTGGGAATGCTCTACGCCAACCAGGAGCGCTGGGACGAGGCGGTGATCCATCTTGAGCGCGTGCGCTATCTGCTGCCACAGGCACCGCTGCCGTCGTTCCATCTGGCGAACGCCTACCGCAGCCAGCAGCGGCTCGACCTGGCCGAGCGCGAGTACCGCAGCGCGCTGCGCAAGCTGGCCGACCTGGACGAGGCTGAGGTCCTGGATGGCGTGACCGTCGCCTGGCTACGTGAAACATGTCAGCGGTTTTTGCAACATCTCGAAGCCGATCGATTCCAACACCGCTAG
- a CDS encoding chemotaxis protein CheB: MPIRVLIVDDSALMRRALTALLTSDPEIEVVGTARDGQAAIEQVVALRPDVITMDVRMPVMDGLQTTEHIMAYYPTPILVLTASLSRFDIDITFRMLGLGALDVMEKPSSSDPGGLEQARAALIKRIKVLSRVRVVTHLRGRRRSMRDTSEADSSDAAQRRLRGSRPLGGGDALRRARGSRPLSGTDSLRRTRGTLSLAPGDAAQRRLRGSRPLGSAPPSTSTPGDAAQRRLRGSRPLGSAPPSTPPAKTPATPPTTSPAAKTPASAPVNPPPIVTRRSTMGAANKVIVIGASTGGPRVVQQILRQLPVNLPASVLLVQHIADGFTRGMVDWLAASTPMPVQLAKSGDIALPGRVFVAPDNMHLLIDGDGVLSLSSQPALLQRPSVDVTMQRAAEAYGTRAIGVLLTGMGRDGASGMGAIYREGGYTIAQNSETCIVFGMPRAAIEAQVVHEVLSPEAIAGRLQVLLRENVVKEQR, from the coding sequence ATGCCTATCCGTGTGTTGATTGTCGATGACTCTGCGCTGATGCGTCGCGCACTGACGGCGCTGCTCACGTCCGATCCTGAGATCGAGGTCGTCGGGACGGCGCGTGATGGGCAGGCTGCGATCGAGCAGGTGGTAGCGCTGCGGCCCGATGTGATTACGATGGATGTGCGCATGCCGGTGATGGACGGCTTGCAGACTACCGAGCACATCATGGCGTACTACCCGACGCCGATCCTGGTGCTGACGGCCTCGCTCTCGCGCTTCGATATCGACATCACCTTCCGCATGCTTGGCCTGGGCGCGCTCGATGTGATGGAAAAGCCCTCCAGCAGCGATCCCGGTGGTCTGGAGCAGGCCCGCGCCGCGCTGATCAAGCGGATCAAAGTCTTGTCGCGCGTGCGCGTCGTGACGCATCTCCGTGGTCGGCGGCGCTCCATGCGCGACACGTCGGAAGCCGACAGCAGCGATGCGGCCCAGCGGCGACTTCGCGGCTCTCGTCCGCTCGGCGGCGGCGACGCGCTGCGCCGCGCGCGCGGCTCGCGCCCATTATCCGGCACGGACTCCCTGCGCCGCACACGGGGAACGCTCTCGCTGGCGCCCGGCGATGCCGCCCAGCGCAGGCTGCGCGGCTCCCGTCCGCTCGGATCTGCGCCGCCGAGCACCTCTACGCCCGGCGATGCCGCCCAGCGCAGGCTGCGCGGCTCCCGTCCGCTCGGATCTGCGCCGCCGAGCACGCCGCCAGCGAAAACACCCGCTACGCCCCCGACGACCAGCCCGGCGGCAAAAACGCCTGCCAGCGCTCCGGTGAACCCGCCGCCGATCGTCACGCGGCGCTCGACGATGGGCGCGGCCAACAAGGTGATCGTGATCGGCGCGTCGACTGGCGGGCCGCGCGTGGTGCAGCAGATCTTGCGCCAGTTGCCGGTCAACCTGCCTGCCTCGGTCCTGCTGGTGCAGCATATTGCGGACGGCTTTACGCGCGGCATGGTCGACTGGCTGGCCGCATCCACTCCGATGCCGGTTCAGCTTGCGAAGTCGGGCGATATAGCGCTGCCCGGACGAGTCTTTGTCGCGCCCGACAACATGCACCTGCTGATCGACGGCGACGGCGTGCTGAGCCTCTCGTCGCAGCCCGCGCTGCTCCAGCGGCCCTCGGTGGATGTGACGATGCAGCGCGCGGCGGAGGCCTACGGCACCCGCGCTATCGGCGTGCTGCTGACCGGCATGGGCCGCGATGGGGCGTCGGGCATGGGCGCGATCTACCGCGAGGGCGGCTATACCATCGCTCAGAACAGCGAAACCTGCATCGTCTTTGGCATGCCGCGCGCCGCGATTGAGGCGCAGGTAGTCCACGAGGTGCTGAGTCCAGAGGCCATCGCGGGCCGCTTGCAGGTCTTGCTGCGCGAGAACGTGGTCAAGGAGCAACGCTGA
- a CDS encoding response regulator translates to MSATILIVDDSRLVTDIVKMRLEMYGYEVQVAHSGEDGLDRVHDVMPDLIVLDVQMPGIDGYEVCRRLREQPALEDLPIIMLTSMDDRRAGFEAGVDDYLNKDLDLLDLPNRVKVLLGV, encoded by the coding sequence ATGAGCGCCACCATCCTGATTGTCGACGATAGCAGACTCGTTACCGACATTGTCAAAATGCGGCTGGAAATGTACGGCTACGAAGTCCAGGTCGCGCATAGCGGCGAAGACGGGCTGGATCGGGTCCACGATGTTATGCCCGACCTGATCGTGCTGGACGTTCAGATGCCGGGCATTGATGGCTACGAGGTCTGCCGCCGCCTGCGCGAACAACCGGCGCTGGAAGATCTGCCGATTATCATGCTGACCTCGATGGACGACCGGCGCGCGGGCTTTGAGGCAGGTGTCGATGATTACCTCAACAAGGATCTCGATCTGCTGGATCTGCCCAACCGGGTCAAAGTACTGCTCGGCGTATAA
- a CDS encoding hybrid sensor histidine kinase/response regulator produces MDLSAFYAQFREETIDNVRVIAEGLLALENDPGDRATLDGVFRAAHTVKGSSRLLGFGAVANVAHAMESLLGALRDGNIALSATLNDLLLKANDTLLTLATAASEQRSVEIDTTALIARLEGAASGQPLPDPAPNSPAPDPVDALPADEQPPAGEPPVAAAETTPTTAATQAPPASTRPTAAVSAPTAPAAAPTAPPAPLTPTATAASPRAQRGTVRVRVDRLDRLLAVAGELMVGQQEDTLHLQSLQTLTSLISQQQRTLQALEGELRHARLSPSQRQSVTHRINELQTRSGELGQIVRSQHDMYARHTAAQALLVDELEAEVFAARLVPVATIFATLPRAVRELARTLNKQVELELQGEETEADRKVLDALSDPLLHMVRNALDHGLESAEERASAGKPPTGRVIVAATAEHGQIRIDVIDDGRGMNPTALRAAAVRKGLLDEQSAAMLNDAEAIDLIFMPGFSMSPIITDVSGRGVGMDVVRSRMVELGGQVAVDSTPGRGTTISLILPVSLMTSQVLLVEAGKQLWALPSRSCQSLLRLEREAVHRVEGQPLIQIDGRLVPLVTLADLLDLPQDDVKLARDHALLIGTTRPTAVLVDRLVDEREVVVKPLGPLFPNHPLVSGIAPLPDGSLAVVLSAQGLLSRTRRARRASFASKKAARRHRLLITDDSFTTRELLRSILQSAGYDVTTAVDGQDALDKLRADQRFDLVVSDVEMPRMDGFGLTSNIRTDPALTHIPVIIVTSLHSDEHKRQGIVAGAQAYIVKSQFDQSNLLAAVRDLVGAAP; encoded by the coding sequence ATGGATCTCAGCGCGTTCTACGCCCAATTCCGCGAAGAAACCATCGACAATGTCCGCGTGATTGCGGAAGGATTGCTGGCGCTCGAAAACGATCCCGGCGATCGGGCGACGCTTGATGGCGTCTTTCGGGCGGCGCATACCGTCAAAGGCTCGTCGCGGCTCCTGGGCTTCGGCGCGGTTGCCAATGTCGCGCACGCGATGGAGAGCCTGCTGGGGGCGCTGCGCGATGGCAACATCGCGCTCTCGGCCACGCTCAACGATCTGCTGCTCAAAGCCAACGATACCTTGCTGACGCTTGCCACGGCGGCCAGCGAGCAGCGCAGCGTGGAGATCGATACCACGGCGCTAATCGCCCGGCTTGAGGGCGCGGCCAGCGGTCAGCCGCTCCCAGATCCGGCTCCAAACAGCCCCGCGCCCGATCCGGTCGATGCATTGCCTGCGGACGAGCAGCCGCCCGCAGGCGAGCCGCCCGTAGCCGCAGCCGAGACGACACCGACGACAGCGGCGACACAGGCGCCACCGGCCAGCACGCGGCCCACGGCAGCGGTGTCAGCGCCGACAGCACCGGCGGCAGCGCCCACAGCGCCCCCCGCACCATTGACACCCACGGCGACAGCGGCGAGCCCACGAGCGCAGCGCGGCACGGTGCGGGTGCGCGTCGATCGGCTCGACCGGCTGCTGGCGGTCGCGGGCGAGCTGATGGTGGGGCAGCAGGAAGATACGCTGCATCTCCAAAGCTTACAAACGCTCACGTCGCTGATCTCGCAGCAGCAGCGCACGCTTCAGGCGCTTGAAGGCGAGCTGCGTCACGCGCGTCTATCGCCGTCGCAGCGCCAGAGCGTCACGCACCGGATCAACGAGCTGCAGACTCGATCCGGCGAGCTTGGGCAGATCGTTCGCTCTCAGCACGATATGTACGCCCGGCATACCGCCGCGCAGGCGCTACTGGTCGACGAGCTGGAGGCCGAGGTGTTCGCGGCGCGACTGGTGCCGGTGGCGACGATCTTCGCCACGCTGCCGCGCGCCGTCCGCGAGCTGGCCCGCACGCTCAACAAGCAAGTCGAGCTTGAGCTGCAAGGCGAAGAAACCGAGGCCGACCGCAAAGTGCTTGATGCGCTGAGCGATCCGCTGCTGCATATGGTGCGCAACGCCCTCGACCACGGCCTGGAGTCGGCTGAGGAGCGGGCGAGCGCCGGAAAGCCCCCGACCGGGCGAGTCATCGTCGCGGCGACCGCCGAGCACGGGCAGATCCGCATCGACGTGATCGACGATGGGCGGGGCATGAACCCGACGGCGCTGCGGGCGGCGGCGGTTCGCAAAGGGCTGCTCGACGAGCAATCGGCGGCGATGCTCAACGATGCCGAGGCGATCGATCTGATCTTCATGCCGGGCTTCTCGATGAGTCCGATCATCACCGACGTATCGGGGCGCGGCGTCGGCATGGACGTGGTTCGCTCGCGCATGGTCGAGCTTGGTGGTCAGGTCGCCGTGGACAGCACGCCTGGCCGGGGCACGACGATCTCGCTGATTCTGCCGGTGTCGCTGATGACCTCGCAGGTGCTACTGGTAGAGGCGGGCAAGCAGCTCTGGGCGCTGCCCTCGCGTAGCTGCCAGAGCCTACTGCGGCTGGAGCGCGAGGCGGTCCATCGCGTCGAAGGGCAGCCGCTGATCCAGATCGACGGCAGGCTGGTGCCGCTGGTGACGCTGGCCGATCTGCTCGATCTGCCGCAGGACGACGTTAAGCTCGCGCGCGACCACGCACTGCTGATCGGCACGACGCGCCCGACGGCGGTGCTGGTCGATCGGCTGGTAGACGAGCGTGAGGTCGTGGTCAAGCCGCTTGGCCCGCTCTTTCCCAATCATCCGCTCGTCTCCGGCATCGCGCCGCTGCCTGACGGCTCGCTCGCCGTGGTGCTGAGCGCTCAGGGCCTCCTCAGCCGCACCCGACGGGCGCGCAGAGCAAGCTTCGCCAGCAAGAAGGCCGCGCGCAGGCATCGGCTGCTAATCACCGACGACTCGTTTACGACCCGCGAGCTGCTGCGCTCGATCCTGCAATCCGCCGGCTACGACGTCACAACAGCGGTCGATGGGCAGGACGCGCTGGACAAACTGCGCGCCGATCAGCGCTTCGATCTGGTCGTCAGCGATGTCGAGATGCCTCGGATGGACGGCTTTGGCCTGACCTCCAACATCCGCACCGATCCGGCGCTGACACACATCCCCGTGATCATCGTCACCAGCCTGCACTCAGACGAGCACAAGCGCCAGGGCATCGTCGCGGGAGCGCAAGCCTACATCGTCAAATCGCAGTTCGATCAATCGAATCTGCTGGCTGCCGTGCGCGATCTGGTGGGCGCAGCGCCGTGA